One stretch of Punica granatum isolate Tunisia-2019 chromosome 5, ASM765513v2, whole genome shotgun sequence DNA includes these proteins:
- the LOC116208749 gene encoding autophagy-related protein 8C-like isoform X1, whose amino-acid sequence MFCRCLKFADSAAMAKSSFKLDHPLERRLAESARIREKYPDRIPVIVEKAERTDIPDIDKKKYLVPGDLTAGQFVYVVRKRIKLSAEKAIFVFVKNTLPPTAALMSAIYEEHKDEDGFLYMTYSGENTFGSTLIIS is encoded by the exons ATGTTCTGCCGGTGTTTGAAGTTTGCAGATAGTGCTGCCATGGCGAAAAGCTCGTTCAAGCTCGATCACCCACTCG AAAGGAGGCTGGCGGAATCTGCAAGGATCCGAGAGAAGTACCCAGACAGAATTCCT GTCATCGTGGAGAAGGCTGAAAGGACTGACATCCCTGACATTGACAAGAAGAA GTACCTTGTGCCAGGGGATTTGACTGCAGGGCAGTTTGTCTATGTTGTTCGGAAGAGGATCAAGCTAAGTGCCGAAAAAGCCATATTTGTCTTTGTAAAGAACACTCTGCCTCCCACTG CTGCTTTGATGTCTGCAATTTACGAGGAACACAAGGACGAGGATGGATTTCTTTACATGACTTACAGTGGAGAGAACACCTTTGGTTCGACCTTGATCATATCTTAG
- the LOC116208749 gene encoding autophagy-related protein 8C-like isoform X2: MAKSSFKLDHPLERRLAESARIREKYPDRIPVIVEKAERTDIPDIDKKKYLVPGDLTAGQFVYVVRKRIKLSAEKAIFVFVKNTLPPTAALMSAIYEEHKDEDGFLYMTYSGENTFGSTLIIS; this comes from the exons ATGGCGAAAAGCTCGTTCAAGCTCGATCACCCACTCG AAAGGAGGCTGGCGGAATCTGCAAGGATCCGAGAGAAGTACCCAGACAGAATTCCT GTCATCGTGGAGAAGGCTGAAAGGACTGACATCCCTGACATTGACAAGAAGAA GTACCTTGTGCCAGGGGATTTGACTGCAGGGCAGTTTGTCTATGTTGTTCGGAAGAGGATCAAGCTAAGTGCCGAAAAAGCCATATTTGTCTTTGTAAAGAACACTCTGCCTCCCACTG CTGCTTTGATGTCTGCAATTTACGAGGAACACAAGGACGAGGATGGATTTCTTTACATGACTTACAGTGGAGAGAACACCTTTGGTTCGACCTTGATCATATCTTAG
- the LOC116208697 gene encoding ankyrin repeat domain-containing protein 13C-like, which produces MAKSPARPSTTALSSLPSIKPKDYAHSPVHYAVAVGDHNTLSRLVSTLPRLCDVSQIQTEADSLAQEQLAEQISSAVDRRDVPFRETPLHLAVRLNDPAAARTLAEAGADVSLHNSAGWNPLQEAMCRRYSEVARILVRHHHGSAWKKWRRRLPRLIAVLRRMRDFYMEISFHFESSVIPFLSKIAPSDTYKIWKRDGNLRADTSLAGFDGMKIKRADQSFLFLGEGDASKDIPIGSLLVLNRDSRKVYNVFENAGAPMSDSEAARYSLETSFHRPGMDVTRAELVGRTNWRRHDKTEHVGEWKARVYDIHNVVFSMKSREVVSPESDVAGSEQVLPLELDEDEDGFLVAENPSFGLPPPDARRHSSFVREESRHSNAHMSAGRKSVDIPFSAAPPRPRSNRGLTTPMPQTKETEVVRNLRPSVWLTEQFPLKTEELLPLLDILANKVKAVRRMREMLTTKFPPGTFPVKVAIPVVPTVRVVITFTKFMDLQPIEQFYTPFSSPIHFLSGGRGAEEEEDFPSSRPPSSSSSYSAMPSWAKKTSKEQQKLSSVVNQCDTFAIPDGYTFTPIDEKLRKMKKSKSVRKSK; this is translated from the exons ATGGCCAAGTCACCGGCGAGGCCGTCGACGACGGCGCTGTCGTCGTTGCCTTCAATTAAGCCGAAGGATTACGCCCATAGCCCCGTCCACTACGCGGTCGCTGTGGGCGACCACAACACCCTCTCCAGGCTCGTCTCCACGCTGCCTCGCCTCTGCGACGTGTCCCAGATCCAGACGGAAGCCGACTCCCTCGCCCAAGAGCAGCTCGCCGAGCAGATCTCCTCCGCCGTCGACCGCCGCGACGTCCCCTTCCGCGAGACCCCGCTCCACCTCGCCGTCCGCCTCAACGATCCCGCAGCCGCCCGCACCCTCGCAGAAGCCGGCGCCGATGTGTCCCTTCATAACTCCGCCGGGTGGAACCCGCTCCAGGAGGCCATGTGTAGGCGCTACTCCGAGGTCGCTCGCATACTCGTGCGGCACCACCACGGGTCCGCCTGGAAGAAGTGGCGCCGCCGCCTCCCGAGGCTTATCGCTGTCCTCCGCCGCATGCGGGACTTCTACATGGAGATCTCGTTCCATTTCGAGAGCTCCGTCATCCCGTTCTTGAGCAAAATCGCCCCCTCCGACACGTACAAGATCTGGAAGCGCGATGGCAACCTCCGGGCGGACACTTCCCTCGCCGGCTTCGACGGCATGAAGATCAAGCGCGCCGATCAGAGCTTCCTCTTCCTCGGCGAGGGAGATGCTAGCAAGGACATCCCCATCGGTTCCCTCCTGGTCCTCAACCGCGATAGTCGCAAAGTCTACAACGTATTCGAGAATGCCGGAGCCCCGATGAGCGATTCGGAGGCCGCGAGATACTCTTTGGAGACGAGCTTCCACCGGCCGGGAATGGACGTCACGAGAGCGGAGCTCGTTGGGCGGACCAACTGGAGGCGACACGACAAGACAGAGCACGTCGGGGAGTGGAAGGCCAGGGTTTACGATATTCACAATGTGGTGTTTAGCATGAAGTCCCGAGAGGTTGTGAGTCCGGAGAGCGACGTTGCGGGCAGCGAGCAGGTGCTGCCGCTGGAGCTCGATGAAGACGAGGACGGATTCCTCGTGGCAGAGAACCCCAGCTTCGGGCTCCCTCCTCCGGATGCGCGGAGGCACAGCAGCTTCGTTCGCGAAGAAAGCAGACACAGCAATGCCCACATGAGCGCGGGGAGAAAGAGCGTGGACATACCCTTCAGTGCGGCCCCCCCTCGGCCCAGGAGTAATCGGGGCTTGACAACGCCGATGCCGCAGACGAAGGAAACGGAGGTGGTGAGGAACCTGCGGCCTTCCGTCTGGCTAACGGAGCAGTTCCCATTGAAGACGGAGGAGCTGCTGCCGCTGCTCGATATCCTGGCCAACAAAGTGAAGGCCGTGCGGCGGATGCGGGAGATGCTCACCACAAAGTTCCCGCCGGGGACTTTTCCGGTGAAG GTAGCAATTCCAGTGGTCCCGACTGTTCGAGTAGTGATAACCTTCACGAAGTTCATGGACCTGCAGCCGATTGAACAGTTCTACACCCCGTTCTCAAGTCCCATACATTTCCTCAGTGGAGGGAGAGGAgctgaggaagaggaggattTTCCGTCGTCACGCCCTCCATCATCATCGTCTTCATATTCGGCAATGCCCTCATGGGCTAAAAAGACGAGCAAGGAGCAGCAGAAGTTGTCTTCTGTTGTGAATCAGTGCGATACCTTTGCCATTCCTGATGGGTACACTTTCACACCCATCGATGAGAAGTTGCGTAAGATGAAGAAGTCGAAATCCGTGAGGAAGTCCAAGTAG